The sequence TCCGTGGTCGCGCGTCTCGCTGATCAGAAGCAGCATTCGGAGGCGGTCGTTGGGAGTTTTGTTGAGCATCGCCACGGAATAGTTGACCGCGTCCAGGATGGCGGCGCCGCCGTCGCCGGGCCTCAGTCTTCTCAAGTCGTTCCGGATGGCCTTCTCGTCGCGCGTGAAATCGCGAGTGAGAGCCACTTTGCTGTCGAATTCGACGATGGCCACGTCGGTGTTCCCCTGTTCGAGCACCGGACCGAGCATTGCGCCGAGCCCCTTCATCCGCTCGAATTCGGCAGGGGCTGCTCCGCCACATTGAAGCGCAATGACGACAGAGACGGGCTGGGCATCGAGGATTTCGTCGAGCTGGACGGCCTGCTCGACGCCGTCGTCTTCGATCGTGAAATCGCCGGCGCGCAGTCCGAAGATCAACTTGCCCTTTACATCTTTGACGAGGGTGGGCGCGAGCACCACTGTCGTCTGCGTCCGCAGCACCTGGTCCTGATCCTGGGCCGAGGCGTTGCCGATCAGCAAAAAGATGCACAACAGGAGAGCGAACCGCTTGGACAA comes from Terriglobia bacterium and encodes:
- a CDS encoding VWA domain-containing protein, producing MVRLSKRFALLLCIFLLIGNASAQDQDQVLRTQTTVVLAPTLVKDVKGKLIFGLRAGDFTIEDDGVEQAVQLDEILDAQPVSVVIALQCGGAAPAEFERMKGLGAMLGPVLEQGNTDVAIVEFDSKVALTRDFTRDEKAIRNDLRRLRPGDGGAAILDAVNYSVAMLNKTPNDRLRMLLLISETRDHGSAVPLANVATAMAGSDIVMYALAFSPALSAVLDDARGKNPGKANNADLLAPILMATQGMRKNIPKAIAAMTGGQYELFKSGKNFEFRMNQFDNDLYNRYLLSFQPSDPHPGLHKVEVKLSTPRKHASVAARNSYWAAPPPRSRGIRESETR